Proteins from a single region of Sebastes umbrosus isolate fSebUmb1 chromosome 8, fSebUmb1.pri, whole genome shotgun sequence:
- the ank1a gene encoding ankyrin-1a isoform X5: MWALVTELLFSFVLLAFLVISCQNVLHIASGSVRSVLTYIHVQLDRELGEVEGVADEEENVTTRVVRRRVILKGDEVEDLPGEHVSEEQFTDEHGNIVTKKIVRKVVRRGKGSGEEGVQEVSLEGSLQDANELEVDAEQFMSYAILGRDSSKPDTVDVKKGAQIVKCASLRRVKQ; encoded by the exons ATGTGGGCCCTGGTGACAGAGCTCCTCTTCAGCTTCGTGCTGCTGGCTTTCTTGGTGATCAGCTGTCAGAATGTCCTCCACATAGCCAGCGGCTCCGTGCGGTCCGTGCTCACCTACATACACGTTCAGCTGGACCGTGAGCTCGGTGAGGTCGAGGGAGTGGCTGACGAAGAGGAGAACGTCACTACCAGAGTGGTCCGCCGCAGAGTCATCCTCAAG GGCGATGAGGTTGAAGACCTTCCTGGGGAGCATGTAAGCGAGGAACAGTTCACAGATGAACATGGAAACATTGTCACAAAAAAG ATTGTGCGTAAGGTTGTGCGCAGAGGGAAAGGTTCAGGTGAAGAGGGGGTTCAGGAAGTGAGCCTGGAGGGGTCTCTGCAGGACGCCAACGAGCTGGAGGTTGATGCTGAGCAGTTCATGAGCTACGCCATCCTGGGCCGGGACAGCAGCAAG CCCGATACTGTGGATGTGAAGAAAGGTGCTCAGATAGTGAAATGTGCCAGTCTGCGGAGAGTTAAGCAGTGA
- the ank1a gene encoding ankyrin-1a isoform X7, whose translation MWALVTELLFSFVLLAFLVISCQNVLHIASGSVRSVLTYIHVQLDRELGEVEGVADEEENVTTRVVRRRVILKGDEVEDLPGEHVSEEQFTDEHGNIVTKKPDTVDVKKGAQIVKCASLRRVKQ comes from the exons ATGTGGGCCCTGGTGACAGAGCTCCTCTTCAGCTTCGTGCTGCTGGCTTTCTTGGTGATCAGCTGTCAGAATGTCCTCCACATAGCCAGCGGCTCCGTGCGGTCCGTGCTCACCTACATACACGTTCAGCTGGACCGTGAGCTCGGTGAGGTCGAGGGAGTGGCTGACGAAGAGGAGAACGTCACTACCAGAGTGGTCCGCCGCAGAGTCATCCTCAAG GGCGATGAGGTTGAAGACCTTCCTGGGGAGCATGTAAGCGAGGAACAGTTCACAGATGAACATGGAAACATTGTCACAAAAAAG CCCGATACTGTGGATGTGAAGAAAGGTGCTCAGATAGTGAAATGTGCCAGTCTGCGGAGAGTTAAGCAGTGA
- the ank1a gene encoding ankyrin-1a isoform X6, protein MWALVTELLFSFVLLAFLVISCQNVLHIASGSVRSVLTYIHVQLDRELGEVEGVADEEENVTTRVVRRRVILKGDEVEDLPGEHVSEEQFTDEHGNIVTKKIVRKVVRRGKGSGEEGVQEVSLEGSLQDANELEVDAEQFMSYAILGRDSSKVGF, encoded by the exons ATGTGGGCCCTGGTGACAGAGCTCCTCTTCAGCTTCGTGCTGCTGGCTTTCTTGGTGATCAGCTGTCAGAATGTCCTCCACATAGCCAGCGGCTCCGTGCGGTCCGTGCTCACCTACATACACGTTCAGCTGGACCGTGAGCTCGGTGAGGTCGAGGGAGTGGCTGACGAAGAGGAGAACGTCACTACCAGAGTGGTCCGCCGCAGAGTCATCCTCAAG GGCGATGAGGTTGAAGACCTTCCTGGGGAGCATGTAAGCGAGGAACAGTTCACAGATGAACATGGAAACATTGTCACAAAAAAG ATTGTGCGTAAGGTTGTGCGCAGAGGGAAAGGTTCAGGTGAAGAGGGGGTTCAGGAAGTGAGCCTGGAGGGGTCTCTGCAGGACGCCAACGAGCTGGAGGTTGATGCTGAGCAGTTCATGAGCTACGCCATCCTGGGCCGGGACAGCAGCAAGGTGGGCTTCTGA